The proteins below are encoded in one region of Paenarthrobacter ilicis:
- a CDS encoding TIGR00730 family Rossman fold protein — MSISQHPVPRPDANGQANTTPTPSAPAKVKGPLELRRKQADTGMSDQHLLDTSGADQFIHTDPWRVLRIQSEFVEGFGALADLGPAVSVFGSARTKPGTEYYEMAVEVGRKLAEAGVAVITGGGPGSMEAANKGAVEGNGVSVGLGIELPFEQGLNQWVDLGINFRYFFARKTMFVKYAQGFVVLPGGLGTLDELFEAMVLVQTRKVTSFPIVLLGERFWGPMIEWIRETLVAEGMVSEKDLDLIQVADDPADAVHRVLHGAPLPSPTGEQRPE; from the coding sequence ATGAGCATCAGCCAGCACCCAGTTCCCCGTCCGGATGCCAATGGGCAAGCAAACACCACGCCCACGCCATCAGCACCTGCCAAGGTGAAAGGGCCGCTGGAACTGCGCCGGAAACAGGCAGATACGGGGATGTCGGATCAGCATCTGCTGGATACAAGTGGTGCCGACCAATTCATCCACACCGATCCCTGGCGTGTCTTGAGGATCCAAAGCGAGTTTGTTGAGGGCTTCGGCGCCTTGGCTGACCTGGGGCCAGCTGTGAGCGTCTTTGGCTCGGCACGGACCAAACCCGGGACTGAGTACTACGAGATGGCAGTGGAGGTCGGGCGGAAACTCGCGGAGGCCGGCGTTGCTGTCATTACAGGCGGTGGACCCGGGTCCATGGAGGCGGCAAACAAAGGCGCTGTGGAGGGCAACGGTGTTTCCGTGGGCCTGGGCATCGAGCTCCCGTTTGAGCAGGGCCTGAACCAGTGGGTGGATTTGGGAATCAACTTCAGGTACTTCTTCGCCCGCAAGACCATGTTCGTCAAATATGCGCAGGGCTTCGTTGTGCTGCCGGGCGGCCTGGGAACACTGGATGAGCTCTTCGAAGCAATGGTCCTGGTGCAGACCCGTAAAGTCACGTCCTTCCCGATTGTGCTGCTGGGGGAGCGTTTCTGGGGACCCATGATCGAGTGGATCCGGGAAACTCTTGTTGCAGAGGGAATGGTGTCGGAGAAGGACCTTGATCTGATCCAGGTGGCTGACGATCCCGCAGATGCTGTCCACCGGGTACTGCATGGCGCTCCGTTGCCCAGCCCCACAGGTGAGCAGCGCCCCGAGTAG
- a CDS encoding DivIVA domain-containing protein, which yields MEAVSFFLVFLAIVLVGAVLYLGAGILRGRSIGAGLDDSVPNLPPVLLPKEATASDIDALRFGLGLRGYRMDQVDQVLDDLRDQLQAKDREIARLTSLSRPDHG from the coding sequence ATGGAGGCTGTGAGCTTTTTCCTGGTGTTCCTCGCGATTGTCCTTGTTGGCGCTGTGCTGTATCTGGGTGCCGGCATTCTTCGTGGCAGGTCCATAGGGGCCGGCCTGGACGATTCCGTTCCCAACCTGCCGCCCGTCCTGCTGCCCAAGGAAGCCACAGCGTCGGACATCGATGCGCTCCGGTTTGGCCTGGGCCTAAGGGGCTACCGGATGGATCAGGTTGACCAGGTCCTGGATGATCTCAGGGACCAGTTGCAGGCCAAGGACCGGGAGATTGCCAGGTTGACCTCCTTGTCCCGGCCGGACCATGGATAA
- a CDS encoding glutamate ABC transporter substrate-binding protein, with amino-acid sequence MKAFITRRKSLLVAASAALALSLSACGGGGSSTTPPVASATFDAGTTMEKLNKAQKITIGTKFDQPLFGQKGLDGKPVGFDVEMGKAIAAKLGIPADKIEWVETVSQNRESFIEQGRVDLVIATYTINDARKQKVSFAGPYYEAGQALLVNKDDNSITKPEDVKDKKVCSVTGSTPAKTIAEKYGAEVVPAATYTACLEPLRNKQVVAVTTDNVILAGYVDKEPDAFKLASDETFTKEPYGIGLKKDDTVFRNWINDQLEAFQKDGDYKKAWEATAGKVIKTTPELPTINRY; translated from the coding sequence ATGAAGGCTTTTATTACCCGGAGGAAGTCACTCCTGGTGGCAGCTTCGGCCGCGCTTGCCCTCTCCCTGAGCGCATGTGGCGGTGGAGGCAGCTCCACTACTCCCCCTGTGGCCTCGGCGACCTTTGACGCCGGTACCACCATGGAGAAGCTCAACAAGGCGCAAAAGATCACCATCGGTACCAAGTTCGATCAGCCCCTGTTCGGCCAGAAGGGCCTGGATGGCAAGCCTGTCGGTTTCGACGTTGAAATGGGCAAGGCAATCGCCGCCAAGCTGGGAATCCCCGCTGACAAGATCGAATGGGTTGAGACGGTCTCACAGAACCGCGAGTCCTTCATCGAGCAGGGCCGCGTGGACCTGGTGATCGCTACCTACACCATCAACGACGCCCGTAAGCAGAAGGTCTCCTTCGCAGGACCGTACTACGAAGCAGGCCAGGCATTGCTGGTGAACAAGGACGATAACTCCATCACCAAGCCCGAAGACGTCAAGGACAAGAAGGTATGCTCCGTGACCGGGTCCACCCCCGCCAAGACCATCGCCGAAAAGTACGGCGCTGAAGTTGTTCCCGCCGCAACCTACACCGCCTGCCTCGAGCCGCTGCGCAACAAGCAGGTTGTTGCAGTCACCACGGACAACGTGATCCTGGCCGGCTACGTTGACAAGGAACCGGATGCCTTCAAGCTTGCTTCCGATGAGACCTTCACCAAGGAGCCCTACGGCATCGGCCTGAAGAAGGACGACACCGTCTTCCGCAACTGGATCAACGACCAGCTCGAAGCATTCCAGAAGGACGGCGACTACAAGAAGGCTTGGGAAGCAACAGCAGGCAAGGTCATCAAGACCACCCCTGAGCTTCCCACGATCAACCGCTACTAG
- a CDS encoding amino acid ABC transporter permease — MDAVIASLPQYWDGFLRTLYLSVISGVIALIVGTILAAMRVSPVAALRGFSMFYVEVARNTPLTIIFFFSAIVLPRLGVKFDQFEVAAIIALSSYTAAFIAEAVRSGVNSVPVGQAEAARSIGMTFTQVLGFIVLPQAVRTVIPPLINILIALVKNSSVAGAFFVLELFGYGRQLSNDYGDQVLWILLGVAFFYLLITVPLGLLAHFVERKVAIAR, encoded by the coding sequence ATGGACGCCGTCATAGCAAGCCTCCCCCAATACTGGGATGGATTTCTCCGCACTCTCTATCTCTCCGTCATTTCAGGCGTCATTGCCCTGATCGTCGGCACAATCCTGGCGGCCATGCGGGTTTCCCCCGTGGCTGCACTCCGCGGCTTCAGCATGTTCTATGTTGAGGTTGCCCGTAATACCCCGTTGACCATCATCTTCTTCTTCTCCGCCATCGTGTTGCCGAGGCTCGGGGTCAAGTTCGATCAGTTCGAAGTTGCCGCCATCATCGCCTTGAGCAGCTACACGGCCGCCTTCATCGCCGAAGCCGTCCGTTCCGGCGTTAACAGCGTTCCTGTCGGCCAGGCCGAAGCTGCGCGCAGTATCGGCATGACCTTCACGCAGGTTTTGGGCTTCATTGTCCTTCCCCAGGCCGTCCGGACAGTCATACCCCCGTTGATCAACATCCTGATCGCACTGGTCAAGAACTCCTCGGTTGCCGGCGCGTTCTTCGTCCTCGAACTGTTTGGCTACGGCCGCCAGCTCTCCAACGACTACGGCGACCAAGTCCTCTGGATCCTGCTCGGGGTGGCGTTCTTCTACCTCCTGATCACGGTTCCCCTTGGCCTCCTGGCGCACTTTGTTGAACGAAAGGTGGCGATTGCCCGATGA
- a CDS encoding TetR family transcriptional regulator C-terminal domain-containing protein: protein MPKIVDADARRQEVVHAVFRIIASDGLERASLREVADEAGLAVGSVRHYFASSDDLLVFSFGSVVDRIAARLEAAMVDVEGSRRGTPEHLGAVLNLLGQFLPLDEESAVDACVWMAFRHAARIKPVLAAEAERSHRTVAAVVGRLMMLLSDSEQEAQQTLVTEAERLLATLDGLCMHALLQPEWMTAQMCSDVLTSHLNSLQDAE, encoded by the coding sequence GTGCCCAAAATAGTTGATGCCGATGCCCGGCGCCAGGAAGTTGTCCACGCCGTCTTCAGGATCATCGCAAGCGACGGCTTGGAACGGGCGTCACTCAGGGAAGTGGCTGATGAGGCCGGCTTGGCCGTGGGATCGGTGCGGCACTATTTTGCCAGCAGTGACGACCTCCTGGTCTTCTCCTTCGGATCCGTGGTGGACAGGATTGCCGCGCGTCTTGAGGCTGCCATGGTGGATGTTGAAGGCTCCCGGCGCGGAACCCCGGAGCACCTTGGGGCGGTGCTGAATCTCCTGGGCCAATTCCTGCCCCTGGACGAGGAATCCGCCGTGGATGCCTGCGTGTGGATGGCCTTCAGGCATGCTGCAAGGATCAAGCCGGTGCTTGCCGCCGAGGCCGAGCGCAGTCACCGGACGGTAGCGGCCGTCGTCGGGCGGCTGATGATGCTGCTGAGCGATAGCGAACAGGAAGCACAGCAGACGCTGGTCACAGAGGCCGAACGGCTGTTGGCCACTCTTGATGGACTGTGCATGCACGCCTTGCTGCAGCCGGAATGGATGACTGCCCAAATGTGCAGCGACGTCCTCACCTCCCATCTGAACTCGTTGCAGGACGCTGAGTAG
- the dapE gene encoding succinyl-diaminopimelate desuccinylase → MTPNPAPLDLRQDVALLTAAIIDYNSVSGNETKLADAAEAALRAIPAYTVIRDGDAIIARTELGRAERVILAGHLDTVPLPTVEGSLGTVPATWQSGTPGEGVLYGRGTTDMKGGVAVQLALAATLFDDGKQPDKDVTFVFYDHEEVEAVKSGLGRLVRNHGDQLHGDFAILLEPTHGTVEGGCNGTSRFEATTLGETAHSARAWMGVNAIHAAAPILERLAAYQPRTVNVDGLDYRESLNAVKIKGGTAGNVIPDRCVVEINYRFAPDKNPDQAEAHVRELLEGFDVVRTDAAAGARPGLNHPAAASFVAAVGAEPKPKYGWTDVARFSELGIPAVNFGPGDPLLAHKDNEHVDADAIRECLRALRTWLAA, encoded by the coding sequence GTGACTCCAAACCCTGCCCCCCTTGACCTGCGCCAGGACGTGGCCCTGCTGACAGCCGCGATCATCGATTACAACAGCGTGTCCGGAAACGAGACCAAGCTGGCGGACGCCGCGGAAGCGGCCCTCCGCGCCATCCCCGCCTATACGGTGATCAGGGACGGCGATGCCATTATCGCGCGCACCGAACTGGGTCGGGCTGAGCGCGTCATCCTGGCCGGACACCTGGACACCGTCCCGCTGCCCACCGTTGAGGGTTCGCTGGGCACGGTCCCGGCCACATGGCAATCGGGTACCCCGGGGGAGGGAGTCCTGTATGGCCGCGGCACTACCGACATGAAGGGCGGTGTTGCGGTTCAGCTTGCACTGGCGGCAACACTGTTCGACGACGGCAAGCAGCCGGACAAGGACGTCACCTTCGTCTTCTACGACCATGAGGAAGTGGAAGCAGTCAAGAGCGGACTGGGCCGTTTGGTCCGGAACCACGGTGATCAGCTCCACGGCGATTTTGCCATCCTCCTGGAACCGACCCATGGAACTGTCGAAGGTGGCTGCAACGGAACCAGCCGTTTCGAGGCCACCACCCTGGGCGAGACCGCGCACTCGGCCCGCGCCTGGATGGGAGTGAACGCCATCCATGCTGCTGCCCCCATCCTTGAGCGGTTGGCTGCCTACCAGCCGCGCACCGTCAATGTGGACGGCCTGGACTACCGCGAAAGCCTCAACGCCGTGAAGATCAAGGGCGGTACCGCAGGCAACGTCATCCCGGACCGCTGCGTGGTGGAGATCAACTATCGCTTCGCGCCGGACAAGAATCCGGACCAGGCCGAAGCCCACGTTCGTGAGCTCCTGGAAGGATTCGACGTCGTCCGCACGGACGCTGCTGCCGGCGCCAGGCCCGGACTCAACCATCCCGCCGCCGCGTCCTTCGTTGCCGCAGTGGGTGCCGAGCCCAAGCCCAAATACGGGTGGACCGACGTCGCGCGGTTCAGTGAGCTGGGAATCCCGGCCGTGAACTTCGGCCCCGGCGACCCCCTCCTGGCGCACAAGGACAACGAACACGTCGACGCCGACGCCATCCGTGAGTGCCTGCGTGCACTGCGGACGTGGTTGGCTGCCTGA
- the dapD gene encoding 2,3,4,5-tetrahydropyridine-2,6-dicarboxylate N-succinyltransferase: MTETASSAVPAGTATDTRSAYGFGLATIATPASGEATVLDVWFPAPALGAAADTLRDVENADPTLTALAEDSKDADRGTEQKVVFAQIDLDAAPADTADAYLRLHLLSHRLVKPNSINLDGVFGKLPNVVWTNFGPAAVDGFELTRARLRKRGNVVVYGVDKFPRMVDYVLPTGVRIADADRVRLGAHLAEGTTVMHEGFVNFNAGTLGTSMVEGRISAGVVAGDGTDVGGGASIMGTLSGGGKEKISLGERVLLGANSGVGISIGDDSVVEAGLYVTAGTRVRVPGPKDENGEDTSTIVKAVELSGVPNLLFRRNSTNGGVEVLPRKGQTVELNEALHAN, translated from the coding sequence ATGACTGAAACTGCTTCTTCCGCCGTGCCCGCAGGCACAGCCACCGACACCCGCTCAGCCTACGGATTCGGCCTCGCCACCATCGCCACCCCAGCATCAGGGGAAGCAACGGTGCTGGACGTCTGGTTCCCGGCGCCGGCCCTTGGCGCAGCAGCAGATACGCTGCGTGACGTGGAGAACGCCGATCCCACGCTCACTGCCCTCGCGGAAGACAGCAAAGACGCCGATCGCGGCACCGAGCAGAAGGTTGTCTTTGCGCAGATCGACCTCGACGCCGCACCGGCAGACACAGCCGACGCTTACCTGCGCCTGCACCTCCTGTCGCACCGTTTGGTGAAGCCGAACAGCATCAACCTGGACGGCGTCTTCGGCAAGCTTCCCAACGTGGTGTGGACCAACTTTGGCCCCGCCGCTGTTGATGGCTTTGAACTGACCCGCGCCCGCCTCCGCAAGCGCGGCAACGTGGTGGTCTACGGCGTGGACAAGTTCCCGCGCATGGTGGACTACGTGCTCCCCACCGGAGTCCGCATTGCCGACGCCGACCGGGTCCGCTTGGGTGCGCACCTCGCCGAAGGCACCACCGTGATGCACGAAGGCTTCGTGAACTTCAATGCGGGCACGCTGGGAACCTCCATGGTGGAAGGCCGCATCTCGGCCGGCGTCGTAGCCGGTGACGGTACTGACGTTGGCGGCGGCGCGTCCATCATGGGCACGCTCTCCGGCGGCGGCAAGGAAAAGATCTCCCTGGGTGAGCGCGTCCTTCTGGGCGCCAACTCCGGCGTCGGCATCAGCATTGGCGATGACTCCGTTGTGGAGGCCGGACTCTACGTCACGGCCGGTACCCGCGTGCGCGTGCCCGGCCCCAAGGACGAGAACGGCGAGGACACCAGCACGATCGTCAAGGCCGTTGAACTCTCCGGCGTTCCCAACCTGCTGTTCCGCCGAAACTCCACCAACGGCGGAGTTGAAGTTCTTCCCCGCAAGGGCCAGACGGTGGAACTGAACGAGGCTCTGCACGCCAACTAG
- a CDS encoding glycosyltransferase family 39 protein, with the protein MAGRWPWWVQVSLMYVLARLVSACIFMAAAIHQGTNPWFPPAPDYWNFITIWDGRWYQEAVDNGYPSVLPVDANGVVAENAWAFYALFPLLAKGLSVITGLGTFPSLTVIAMVAGLAAVLVIYKLFREFAGRRTAMWGAIFVSTFPISPILQVPYAESLNLLLLAASLLLVVRRRYLAAIPAVVLMCLSRPAGVPFAAMVGLLLVWKLWQRFGPASQATRTAPVDGAKAESTPSLLSLAALVVASGLAALAWPAIAWAVTGDPAAYTRTETAWRGHDLVPFKPWFDTGRMLFGPVLGVLAPFVVTALFVLAMMSKPVRALGTELRLWCACYMGYLLVFLHPQTSTFRLLLPLFPLALGAALLSKSKAYRGTVVVMFLLLQIVWVVWLWAWAPLPGGGDYPP; encoded by the coding sequence ATGGCGGGACGCTGGCCGTGGTGGGTCCAGGTCTCTTTGATGTACGTCCTTGCCAGGCTTGTCAGCGCGTGCATCTTCATGGCGGCGGCGATTCACCAAGGAACCAATCCGTGGTTTCCGCCCGCCCCGGATTATTGGAATTTCATCACCATCTGGGACGGCCGTTGGTACCAGGAAGCGGTGGACAACGGGTATCCCTCTGTCCTTCCCGTGGACGCCAATGGGGTGGTTGCGGAGAACGCCTGGGCCTTCTACGCTCTTTTCCCCTTGCTGGCCAAGGGCTTGTCCGTGATAACCGGGCTGGGGACTTTTCCGTCTCTCACGGTGATTGCCATGGTTGCCGGCCTTGCTGCAGTCCTGGTCATCTACAAACTGTTCAGGGAATTCGCCGGCAGACGGACGGCCATGTGGGGCGCCATCTTCGTGTCCACGTTTCCCATTTCCCCCATCCTCCAGGTTCCCTACGCGGAATCACTGAACCTCTTACTGTTGGCTGCCTCCTTGCTGTTGGTGGTCAGGCGCCGGTATCTGGCGGCGATACCCGCTGTGGTCCTGATGTGCCTGTCCCGGCCGGCGGGCGTTCCGTTCGCGGCCATGGTGGGGCTTCTCTTGGTGTGGAAATTGTGGCAACGTTTTGGCCCGGCTTCTCAAGCCACCAGGACTGCCCCTGTTGATGGGGCAAAGGCGGAGTCCACGCCAAGCCTGCTGTCCTTGGCTGCGCTGGTGGTGGCCTCCGGCCTGGCGGCACTTGCATGGCCGGCCATCGCCTGGGCCGTCACGGGTGATCCCGCCGCCTACACCAGGACTGAAACTGCGTGGCGGGGTCACGATCTGGTGCCCTTCAAGCCGTGGTTCGACACGGGCCGCATGTTGTTTGGCCCTGTCCTGGGCGTGTTGGCGCCCTTCGTTGTCACTGCCCTGTTTGTCCTGGCAATGATGTCCAAGCCCGTGCGGGCGCTCGGAACGGAACTGCGGCTGTGGTGTGCCTGCTACATGGGCTACCTCTTGGTGTTCCTGCACCCGCAGACCAGCACCTTCCGTTTGCTGCTTCCCCTGTTTCCGCTTGCGCTCGGGGCCGCTCTGCTCTCCAAGTCCAAGGCCTACCGGGGAACAGTGGTGGTGATGTTCCTCCTGCTCCAGATCGTCTGGGTGGTATGGCTGTGGGCGTGGGCCCCCTTGCCGGGCGGTGGCGACTATCCGCCCTGA
- a CDS encoding citrate synthase has product MTETTSATLRHAGGELELPRIKVVEGNEGYDVSKLLKQTGAVTFDPGFMNTAATTSAITYIDGDAGILRYRGYPIEQLAQHSSFLEVSYLLIYGNLPSPTELEEFDQKIRRHTLLHEELKGFFGGFPRDAHPMPVLSSAVSALSTFYQDSLDPFNAEHVEVSTIRLMAKLPVIAAYAHKKSIGQPMLYPDNSMNLVENFLRLSFGLPAEQYEVDPVVAKALDLLLILHADHEQNCSTSTVRLVGSSNANLFASVSAGINALFGPAHGGANEAVLKMLRQIQADGIKPEDYMEKVKNKEDGVRLMGFGHRVYKNYDPRAKIIKATAHEVLSKLGGNDELLDIAMRLEEKALADDYFIQRKLYPNVDFYTGLIYKAMGFPEKMFTVLFAIGRLPGWIAQWREMINDPQTKIGRPRQLYTGEPERNYPAN; this is encoded by the coding sequence ATGACTGAGACCACCAGCGCGACACTGCGCCATGCCGGCGGCGAACTCGAACTGCCGCGCATCAAGGTTGTAGAAGGAAACGAAGGTTACGACGTTTCCAAGCTGCTGAAGCAGACGGGCGCCGTCACTTTTGACCCCGGCTTCATGAACACAGCGGCCACAACCTCGGCCATCACCTACATCGACGGCGACGCAGGCATCCTGCGGTACCGCGGTTACCCGATCGAGCAGCTCGCGCAGCACTCGAGCTTCCTCGAAGTTTCCTACCTGCTGATCTATGGCAACCTTCCTTCTCCCACCGAGCTGGAAGAGTTTGACCAGAAGATCCGCCGCCACACTCTCCTGCACGAGGAACTCAAGGGCTTCTTCGGCGGATTCCCGCGTGACGCCCACCCCATGCCGGTTCTTTCCTCGGCTGTTTCTGCGCTGTCCACGTTCTACCAGGACTCCCTGGACCCATTCAATGCCGAGCACGTGGAAGTATCCACCATCCGCCTCATGGCCAAGCTGCCGGTCATTGCTGCTTACGCCCACAAGAAGTCCATCGGCCAGCCGATGCTCTACCCGGACAACTCCATGAACCTGGTGGAAAACTTCCTGCGCCTGAGCTTCGGCCTGCCCGCAGAGCAGTACGAGGTTGATCCGGTGGTTGCCAAGGCCCTGGACCTGCTTCTCATCCTGCACGCGGACCACGAGCAAAACTGCTCCACGTCCACCGTTCGTCTGGTGGGTTCCTCCAATGCCAACCTCTTCGCGTCGGTGTCCGCGGGCATCAATGCGCTCTTCGGCCCCGCCCACGGTGGCGCCAACGAGGCCGTGCTGAAGATGCTTCGCCAGATCCAGGCCGATGGCATCAAGCCTGAGGATTACATGGAGAAGGTCAAGAACAAGGAGGACGGCGTCCGCCTTATGGGCTTCGGGCACCGCGTCTACAAGAACTACGATCCCCGTGCCAAGATCATCAAGGCAACGGCGCACGAGGTTCTGAGCAAGCTCGGCGGCAACGATGAACTGCTGGACATCGCCATGCGGCTCGAAGAGAAGGCGCTGGCGGATGACTACTTCATCCAGCGCAAGCTGTACCCGAACGTCGACTTCTACACCGGCCTCATCTACAAGGCCATGGGCTTCCCGGAGAAGATGTTCACCGTACTCTTCGCCATCGGCCGCCTGCCGGGCTGGATTGCCCAGTGGCGAGAAATGATCAACGATCCCCAGACCAAGATCGGCCGTCCGCGGCAGCTCTACACAGGTGAGCCGGAGCGCAACTACCCGGCCAACTGA
- a CDS encoding amino acid ABC transporter permease has translation MTSVLYDVPGPKARLYSLIGSAAGVLIILGILVIAVMTLAQQGIFDADRWEIFYGPMAPDVWNLIGQGILSTLAAAAVAAVIAFPLGIALCLLRISLIAWVRIPTQVVLEFLRGMPVVLMMLFVLLVFATGQFQAVVVGLTLYNAAIFAEILRAGIQSLPKGQREAGLAIGLRSFQSRMIIEFPQAVRRMLPSLVAQLVVLLKDTSLGYIVGYEELLRKIQIMADFLGPDFLFPAFFVGAAIYILINLTVSRIAIWIERRGSKKTAGGTAKATAAGTVPTAK, from the coding sequence ATGACCTCGGTCCTGTATGACGTCCCCGGGCCCAAGGCCCGCCTCTATTCGCTCATCGGTTCCGCGGCCGGAGTCCTGATCATCCTGGGCATCCTGGTCATCGCCGTGATGACGCTCGCCCAACAGGGCATCTTCGACGCCGACCGGTGGGAGATCTTCTACGGCCCCATGGCTCCGGATGTCTGGAACCTGATCGGCCAGGGCATCCTCTCCACGCTGGCAGCGGCGGCAGTCGCAGCGGTCATTGCTTTCCCGCTGGGAATTGCCCTCTGCCTCCTGAGGATCTCTTTGATCGCCTGGGTCCGTATCCCCACCCAGGTGGTGCTCGAATTCCTCCGCGGCATGCCAGTGGTCCTCATGATGCTGTTTGTCCTGTTGGTCTTCGCAACCGGACAGTTCCAGGCCGTCGTCGTGGGTCTTACCCTCTACAACGCCGCCATCTTTGCCGAAATCCTGCGTGCAGGCATCCAGTCGCTGCCCAAGGGCCAACGCGAAGCCGGCCTGGCCATTGGCCTGCGGAGCTTCCAGTCCCGGATGATCATTGAGTTCCCCCAGGCAGTTCGCCGGATGTTGCCGTCTTTGGTTGCACAGCTGGTGGTTCTGCTGAAGGACACCTCGCTGGGCTACATCGTCGGTTACGAGGAGCTCCTGAGGAAGATCCAGATCATGGCTGACTTCCTGGGCCCGGACTTCCTGTTCCCGGCATTCTTCGTGGGCGCGGCCATCTACATCCTGATCAACCTCACGGTCTCCAGGATTGCCATCTGGATTGAACGCCGGGGTTCCAAGAAAACCGCAGGCGGCACGGCCAAGGCCACTGCGGCCGGCACGGTTCCCACCGCCAAGTAA
- the galE gene encoding UDP-glucose 4-epimerase GalE, with translation MKILVTGGTGYIGSHTVLSLQEAGHEVVVLDNLVNSSEESLRRVSELTGKTAAFHHVDLVDEPAVEAVFDQHRIDAVIHFAGLKAVGESVQEPLAYYYNNIVGTLNLLRAMDKHNVRSIVFSSSATVYGEHNPIPYIEKMEIGANNPYGRTKEQIEDILSDLGNADDRWHIALLRYFNPVGAHPSGRIGEDPQGIPNNLVPFIAQVAVGRRDKLMVFGGDYDTPDGTAQRDYIHVVDLADGHVAALNYIAERAGVRRWNLGSGRGSSVLEVLRSFEKAVGQPIPYEITGRRAGDLPAFWADASSALADLGWSTTKTVDQMCEDHWRWQKNNPFGYNAS, from the coding sequence ATGAAAATTCTTGTCACGGGTGGCACCGGCTACATCGGTTCCCACACCGTCCTGTCCCTCCAGGAAGCCGGCCACGAGGTCGTTGTTCTGGATAACCTGGTGAACTCCAGCGAGGAGTCGCTCCGGCGCGTTTCGGAGCTCACCGGCAAGACTGCAGCGTTCCACCATGTGGATCTGGTGGATGAGCCGGCAGTGGAAGCCGTGTTCGACCAGCACCGGATTGACGCGGTCATTCACTTTGCCGGATTGAAGGCAGTAGGCGAATCCGTGCAGGAACCGCTGGCTTACTACTACAACAACATTGTGGGCACCCTGAACCTGCTCCGGGCCATGGACAAGCACAACGTCCGCTCCATCGTGTTCAGCTCCTCAGCCACCGTATACGGCGAGCACAACCCGATCCCCTACATCGAGAAGATGGAGATCGGCGCCAACAACCCCTACGGCCGGACCAAGGAACAGATCGAGGACATCCTCTCCGACCTCGGCAACGCCGACGACCGCTGGCATATCGCACTGCTGCGCTATTTCAACCCGGTAGGAGCCCACCCGTCCGGCAGGATCGGCGAGGACCCCCAAGGCATTCCCAACAACCTGGTGCCGTTCATCGCCCAGGTAGCTGTGGGACGCCGCGACAAGCTCATGGTCTTCGGTGGAGACTACGACACCCCGGACGGCACCGCGCAGCGTGACTACATCCACGTGGTGGACCTGGCCGACGGCCACGTAGCAGCCCTGAACTACATCGCGGAACGCGCCGGAGTCCGCCGCTGGAACCTTGGCTCGGGCCGCGGCTCCTCCGTACTGGAAGTACTGCGTTCCTTCGAGAAGGCCGTGGGCCAGCCCATCCCCTACGAAATCACGGGCCGCCGCGCAGGCGACCTTCCTGCCTTCTGGGCCGATGCCTCCTCCGCACTGGCGGACTTGGGCTGGTCCACCACCAAAACCGTGGACCAGATGTGCGAGGACCACTGGCGCTGGCAGAAGAACAACCCGTTCGGTTACAACGCTTCCTAA
- a CDS encoding amino acid ABC transporter ATP-binding protein gives MTTQASGDALVSLNGVNKHYGQLHVLKDINLNVRKGEVVVVIGPSGSGKSTLCRAINRLETIDDGVIAIDGKKLPEEGKDLAHLRADVGMVFQSFNLFAHKTILENVTLGPIKVKNVAKATADKEAMALLERVGVGHQAPKLPAQLSGGQQQRVAIARALAMKPKVMLFDEPTSALDPEMINEVLDVMIQLAKEGMTMIVVTHEMGFARKAADRVVFMADGQIVEDATPEEFFTNPKSDRAKDFLSKLLTH, from the coding sequence ATGACTACTCAAGCGTCCGGCGATGCCCTCGTCTCACTAAATGGCGTCAACAAGCATTACGGTCAATTGCACGTCCTGAAAGACATCAACCTCAACGTCCGGAAGGGCGAGGTGGTGGTGGTGATCGGACCATCAGGCTCCGGTAAGTCCACCCTTTGCCGTGCCATCAACCGTTTGGAAACCATCGACGACGGCGTGATTGCCATTGACGGCAAGAAACTCCCGGAAGAAGGCAAGGACCTCGCCCACTTGCGGGCCGACGTCGGAATGGTCTTCCAGTCGTTCAATCTGTTCGCCCACAAGACGATCCTTGAGAACGTCACCCTGGGACCCATCAAGGTCAAGAACGTGGCCAAGGCTACGGCGGACAAGGAAGCCATGGCCCTCCTTGAGCGCGTGGGAGTGGGGCACCAAGCGCCGAAGCTTCCTGCCCAGCTCTCCGGTGGCCAGCAGCAGCGCGTGGCCATTGCCCGTGCCTTGGCCATGAAGCCGAAGGTGATGCTTTTTGACGAGCCCACCTCGGCACTTGACCCGGAAATGATCAATGAAGTCCTGGACGTCATGATCCAGCTCGCCAAGGAAGGCATGACCATGATCGTGGTAACCCACGAGATGGGCTTTGCCCGGAAGGCTGCCGACCGCGTGGTCTTCATGGCGGATGGCCAGATTGTGGAAGACGCAACCCCGGAGGAGTTCTTCACCAACCCGAAGAGCGACCGCGCCAAAGACTTCCTGTCCAAGCTTTTGACCCACTAG